CACACCGTAGCGAGGTGATTTCTCGGGCAGCAATCGAACGGGCCAGAAATTTCTACCGAACCGAGTTGATCGGAGGTTGCCCGGCGAGCAGACTGGGGCGCAGCAGGGAGGGAGAACGGATGCCGAACAGGGACCCGGATCGTGGAGTCTCGGTGTCAACTGTCCTCGGACGCAGATTGGGTGGTGAGCTACTCCGACTGCGCGAGGCCCGTGGGCTCCGTCAGGCGCATGCCGCCGAAGCGCTCACTGCGTCTGTGGCCAAGGTGGCGAAGATGGAGCGCGGGCTTGTGCCCATGCGTGACCCGGATGTTCGAGCCCTGTGTCACCTCTACGGCGTGGACGACGAGCACGTGATCGGAGGCCTGTTCCAACTGGCCCGCCTGGACCGCGAGCGGCGTAAGGCCCGAGGCTGGTGGCGCCACGACCCTGACGTGGGCAGCCTTGCGGAGTACATCGCCATGGAAGACGTTGCCACTCACGTCCGCACGTGGCAGATGGCGCTCATTCCGGGCCTGCTCCAGACGGCCGATTACGTCCGGGCCATGTGTGTGGTCTCCGAGACGTGGCGAGAACCGGATGAGATCGAGCCCATCGTGATGGTGCGCATGAAGCGCCAGGCCAGGCTCTCGGGAGAGGAGCCTCTGCGTTTCCATGCGGTCATTTCGGAGGCGGCGCTACGCCAAGAGATCGGGGGTCCCGCCGTGATGCGGGGCCAGCTCGACCACCTGCTCGCAGCGGCAGAACTGCCCAATGTCCATGTGCAGGTACTGCCGTTCCGGACCGGCGCGCACCCGGGACTCTCGGGGGCGTTCAGCGTCATCTCGTTCGCGGAGTCGGGTGCGGTCGACGTCGGCTACAACGAGAGCATCTCGTCTACCGTGTGGGTGGAAGCCAAGGACGGGACCGCCGTCTACACCCGCACGTTCGACAGGCTTGCTCGTCTGAGTCTCGCTCCGCGCGACTCTGTGAACTTGATCGCCAGCATCAGCAAGGGGTTGTAGGCATGCCGGAGTTCGACTTCGTGAAGTCCACATACAGCGGCCAGGACATGAACGAGTGCGTGGAGGTGGCGACGAACGTGGTCGGGACCGTCGCCGTCCGGGACAGCAAGCAGGCGGCCGGACCGGTCATTCGGGTCACCGACACCGCGTGGGCGGCCTTCGCGGCGGCGCAGTGAACAAGGCCGTCACCCTGTACTGGCGGCCCGGGTGCGTGTTCTGCGTCAAGCTGCGCACGCAACTGCGGCTGGCCCGGATCCCGTACCGGGAGGTCAACATCTGGCGGGACCCCGACGCGGCGGCCTTCGTGCGCAGCGTCGCCGACGGGAACGAGACCGTGCCGACGGTGGTCGTCGGGGACCATCCCGCCATGGTCAACCCAAGTCTCCGACAGGTCCGCGACGCCCTCAGCCGATGAACGACTCGGGGCCGAAGAACCGCCCCCACGCCACGAAGCCGGCCAGGACGGCGTAGACCAGGTCCACCGCCACGAGCTTGTACTCCTGGCGCCGGAAGCGGGTCGCGGCCGCGCCGATCATGAGCA
This genomic window from Streptomyces sp. NBC_01351 contains:
- a CDS encoding helix-turn-helix domain-containing protein, producing the protein MPNRDPDRGVSVSTVLGRRLGGELLRLREARGLRQAHAAEALTASVAKVAKMERGLVPMRDPDVRALCHLYGVDDEHVIGGLFQLARLDRERRKARGWWRHDPDVGSLAEYIAMEDVATHVRTWQMALIPGLLQTADYVRAMCVVSETWREPDEIEPIVMVRMKRQARLSGEEPLRFHAVISEAALRQEIGGPAVMRGQLDHLLAAAELPNVHVQVLPFRTGAHPGLSGAFSVISFAESGAVDVGYNESISSTVWVEAKDGTAVYTRTFDRLARLSLAPRDSVNLIASISKGL
- a CDS encoding DUF397 domain-containing protein, whose product is MPEFDFVKSTYSGQDMNECVEVATNVVGTVAVRDSKQAAGPVIRVTDTAWAAFAAAQ
- a CDS encoding glutaredoxin domain-containing protein, producing the protein MNKAVTLYWRPGCVFCVKLRTQLRLARIPYREVNIWRDPDAAAFVRSVADGNETVPTVVVGDHPAMVNPSLRQVRDALSR